The proteins below come from a single Ruegeria sp. THAF33 genomic window:
- a CDS encoding 2-dehydropantoate 2-reductase, translating into MKLVLAGAGSIGCYCGALLARAGHAVTLLGRARVLDPIREHGLKVTDFDGLDYTVPPESLVLSEDPACLRRAELVIVTVKSGATSDMAEQIGAFAPRDAPVLSWQNGIEAAETLRNTLPGRDIRAGMVPFNVVPTAPATYHRATSGEIVIQSGTGDLAAQLSSADLPVTSSDQIEAVQWGKLVINLNNALNALSGLTLVDQLMNRDWRNLMADQMSEALTVLKAAGHPVASTTPLPAWMTPHILRLPTPLFTRIAARMLTIDPHARTSMAYDLMAERQTEIDSLQGHIIRMGHETGVPTPICTQVSDLIKHAPDHPLSPEQIRL; encoded by the coding sequence ATGAAACTTGTCCTTGCAGGCGCGGGCAGCATCGGCTGTTACTGTGGTGCTTTGCTGGCCCGTGCGGGCCACGCTGTAACCCTGCTGGGCCGCGCCCGTGTGCTGGACCCGATCCGAGAGCACGGGCTGAAGGTTACTGACTTTGACGGCCTTGATTACACGGTCCCGCCGGAATCTCTGGTGCTCAGCGAAGATCCGGCCTGCCTGCGCCGGGCCGAACTTGTCATTGTAACGGTCAAATCGGGCGCAACATCGGATATGGCCGAGCAGATAGGCGCCTTTGCGCCCCGGGATGCGCCTGTCCTGTCCTGGCAGAACGGGATTGAGGCCGCCGAGACGTTGCGCAATACCCTTCCCGGGCGCGACATACGCGCCGGAATGGTTCCGTTCAACGTGGTGCCGACTGCCCCCGCCACCTATCATCGGGCCACGTCCGGAGAGATCGTCATCCAAAGCGGCACCGGTGATCTGGCCGCGCAGCTGAGCAGCGCTGACCTTCCCGTCACGTCCAGCGACCAGATCGAAGCCGTGCAATGGGGCAAGCTGGTGATCAACCTGAACAATGCGCTCAATGCCTTGTCGGGCCTCACGCTGGTGGATCAGCTGATGAACCGCGACTGGCGCAATCTCATGGCGGATCAGATGTCCGAGGCGCTGACCGTCCTCAAGGCGGCGGGTCATCCCGTGGCCTCGACCACACCGCTTCCGGCATGGATGACCCCGCATATTCTGCGGCTGCCGACACCGCTGTTCACCAGGATCGCGGCCCGGATGCTGACAATCGACCCGCATGCGCGAACGTCCATGGCCTATGACCTCATGGCCGAGCGGCAAACGGAAATTGACAGCCTGCAAGGTCACATCATCCGGATGGGTCACGAAACCGGAGTGCCAACACCCATCTGCACGCAGGTGTCCGACCTGATCAAACATGCACCCGATCACCCGTTGTCGCCGGAACAGATCAGGCTCTGA
- a CDS encoding inorganic phosphate transporter, with amino-acid sequence MSDTNPKPRWQTLDSDLHRISRVETANIHVARHLLAPGVALAFMALAGLTAAVLFGRADGSHVVVAAAAFGAYMAINVGANDVANNMGPAVGANVLTMGGAIVIAAIAESAGALLAGGDVVSTISKGIVDPASVQNSEVFIWAMMAALISSAMWVNLATWIGAPVSTTHSVVGGVMGAGIAAAGLSAVSWGTMSAIAASWVISPMLGGAVAAAFLALIKSKIQNQDDKIAAARKWVPILLAVMAGAFATYLSVKGLQRIVHIDPKMALLIGLGVGLLTWSVTVPWVKRRSEGMENRTRSLKTLFGLPLVISATFLSFAHGANDVANAVGPLAAIVHAAEFGEFAAKVPIPLWVMIIGGFGISFGLFLFGPRLIRMVGRQITKLNPIRAFCVALSAAITVILASWLGLPVSSTHIAVGAVFGVGFYREWDSERRRKQGKLQRKAQHLAPEEYRRRKLVRRSHFMTIVAAWIVTVPAAATMSAVIYWVLTAFA; translated from the coding sequence ATGTCTGACACGAATCCGAAACCACGCTGGCAAACGTTGGACAGCGACCTGCACCGAATTTCGCGGGTCGAAACCGCCAACATCCATGTCGCGCGCCACCTGCTGGCACCGGGGGTCGCACTGGCCTTCATGGCGCTTGCCGGGCTGACGGCGGCGGTCCTGTTCGGTCGGGCGGATGGCAGCCATGTCGTGGTCGCGGCGGCCGCGTTCGGGGCCTATATGGCGATCAATGTCGGTGCCAATGACGTGGCCAACAACATGGGCCCAGCGGTCGGTGCGAATGTGCTGACCATGGGCGGCGCCATCGTGATTGCCGCCATTGCCGAAAGCGCTGGTGCGTTGCTTGCGGGGGGTGACGTGGTCTCGACCATCTCAAAGGGGATTGTCGACCCCGCCTCGGTGCAAAACAGCGAGGTGTTCATCTGGGCCATGATGGCGGCGCTGATATCTTCGGCCATGTGGGTCAACCTGGCGACCTGGATCGGCGCCCCTGTGTCCACAACGCATTCAGTCGTGGGCGGGGTGATGGGTGCAGGCATTGCAGCAGCGGGCCTGAGCGCGGTGAGCTGGGGCACGATGAGTGCAATTGCAGCCAGCTGGGTGATTTCGCCGATGCTCGGGGGGGCGGTTGCCGCGGCTTTTCTGGCGCTGATCAAGTCGAAAATCCAGAACCAGGACGACAAGATTGCCGCCGCGCGAAAATGGGTACCTATCCTTTTGGCGGTGATGGCGGGGGCATTTGCCACCTATCTGTCCGTCAAAGGCCTGCAACGGATCGTGCATATCGATCCCAAGATGGCCCTGTTGATCGGGTTGGGCGTGGGGCTGCTGACCTGGTCCGTGACCGTCCCGTGGGTCAAACGCAGATCCGAAGGGATGGAGAACCGGACCCGGTCGCTGAAAACGCTGTTTGGCCTGCCGCTTGTGATCTCGGCCACGTTCCTGAGCTTTGCCCACGGCGCAAATGACGTGGCCAATGCGGTCGGCCCGCTGGCCGCGATTGTCCACGCGGCCGAATTCGGAGAATTCGCCGCGAAAGTTCCAATCCCGCTTTGGGTGATGATCATCGGAGGCTTCGGGATTTCCTTCGGTCTGTTCCTGTTCGGCCCCAGGCTGATCCGGATGGTGGGCCGCCAGATCACCAAGCTGAACCCGATACGCGCCTTTTGCGTCGCCCTGTCGGCGGCGATCACCGTGATTCTGGCCAGCTGGCTTGGCCTGCCGGTCAGTTCGACCCATATCGCTGTTGGTGCCGTCTTTGGCGTCGGCTTCTACCGCGAGTGGGATTCCGAGCGCCGGCGCAAGCAGGGAAAGCTTCAACGCAAAGCACAACACCTTGCTCCGGAAGAATATCGCCGGCGCAAGCTGGTACGGCGGTCGCATTTCATGACCATCGTGGCCGCATGGATTGTCACCGTGCCCGCCGCCGCAACCATGTCGGCCGTCATTTACTGGGTGCTGACCGCGTTCGCCTGA
- a CDS encoding NUDIX hydrolase gives MNAWLQNIWEEVGRPLFLRPRRVQFAALCTRTYDGQDQVLLITSRDTKRWIIPKGWPIDGLSGAETALQEAWEEAGVRADAVHDEPIGQFTYDKILKDGSAQPVLTNVYRISVRALADDFPEADQRERGWFAPAEAATLVQEPELQALLRRL, from the coding sequence ATGAATGCATGGCTGCAAAATATCTGGGAAGAGGTAGGACGACCGCTGTTCCTGCGCCCCCGACGGGTGCAGTTTGCGGCGTTGTGCACCCGCACTTATGACGGGCAGGACCAGGTCTTGCTGATCACCAGCCGTGACACCAAACGCTGGATCATCCCGAAAGGCTGGCCCATCGATGGTTTGAGTGGCGCGGAAACAGCCCTTCAGGAGGCCTGGGAAGAGGCCGGGGTGCGCGCGGATGCGGTTCACGATGAACCCATCGGCCAATTCACCTACGACAAGATCCTCAAAGACGGATCGGCGCAACCGGTATTGACCAATGTCTACAGGATATCGGTGCGTGCGCTGGCCGATGACTTTCCCGAGGCCGATCAGCGCGAGCGCGGCTGGTTTGCGCCGGCTGAAGCTGCCACCCTGGTGCAAGAGCCCGAGCTTCAGGCCTTGTTGCGCAGACTGTAA
- the hrpB gene encoding ATP-dependent helicase HrpB: MTIRLPIDDAIPELLDRLRAQGRAVLQAPPGAGKTTRVPLAMLEAGLCDNRIVMLEPRRLAARAAAERMAETLGERTGQTVGYRVRGEAKVSKDTRIEVVTEGILTRMLQSNPDLPGIGAVIFDEFHERSLNADLGLALCLEVTDALRDDLILLAMSATLDADPVGALMAAPLVTSDGRSFPVETRWLDRPLGPQARRLDALIDLVVQAERETRKSGGGILVFLPGEGEIRRAESHLNSRLPDSCVMRPLFGAMPFAAQRAAIAPVEHGRKVVLATSIAETSLTIPDIKVVVDMGQARRARFDPGSGMSRLVTERVTRAEATQRAGRAGRVAEGVCYRLWAKGEDGALAAYPPAEIEAADLTGLALELSLWGADAADLAFLTPPPEGTMAEARALMTMLGALDTNGRITDHGRALAALPLHPRLGHMLVRAGPNAAPLAALMAERDPLRGAPVDITLRQEVLRDPRAFQRNRVWQVNMGAVDRINAETRRLRKQLKGDSADLSSAAMAALAYPDRIGQRRKGDAPRYVLSGGKGVVLDSADSLANAPFLVAIDTDGNPREAKVRMATQISERDIRDLFADQIRWVETCAWSKRERRVVSRRQERFGAITLDDRIWKDVPDDAVARAMLDGIRDLGLRLEGAAARLAARVELVRADGVDLPDFSVAGLMADMEDWLLPMLSGVKSAEDWKKFDLLPALRARLDWAQTQELDRRAPGSFETPLGRKVPIDYSAAVPEISVRLQEVFGVTRHPAIGGQPLKITLLSPAQRPIQITRDLPGFWAGSYADVRKDMRAQYPKHPWPEDPTQADPTLRAKRRRD, translated from the coding sequence ATGACGATACGCCTGCCCATCGACGACGCCATTCCCGAACTGCTGGACAGATTGCGCGCGCAGGGCCGCGCGGTATTGCAGGCCCCACCGGGGGCGGGCAAGACCACGCGGGTTCCTCTGGCAATGCTCGAGGCGGGTTTGTGTGACAACAGGATCGTGATGCTGGAGCCCCGGCGGCTGGCGGCCCGGGCCGCGGCCGAGCGGATGGCCGAGACGTTGGGAGAGCGCACGGGACAGACCGTGGGCTACCGTGTACGTGGCGAGGCGAAAGTGTCGAAAGACACCCGGATCGAGGTGGTGACCGAGGGCATCCTGACCCGGATGCTGCAATCCAACCCGGATCTGCCGGGAATTGGCGCGGTGATTTTCGATGAATTCCACGAACGATCTCTGAACGCCGATCTGGGGCTGGCCTTGTGCCTCGAGGTGACCGACGCATTGCGGGACGATCTGATCCTGCTGGCCATGTCAGCCACGCTGGATGCGGATCCCGTCGGTGCGTTGATGGCGGCCCCTCTGGTCACATCGGACGGGCGCAGCTTCCCGGTTGAGACGCGCTGGCTGGATCGGCCATTGGGGCCGCAAGCGCGACGGTTGGATGCGTTGATCGATCTGGTGGTGCAAGCCGAGCGTGAGACGCGAAAATCCGGCGGCGGAATTCTGGTTTTCCTGCCGGGAGAGGGTGAAATCCGACGCGCTGAAAGCCATTTGAACAGTCGGTTGCCCGACAGTTGCGTGATGCGCCCGTTATTCGGAGCCATGCCCTTTGCGGCCCAGCGTGCGGCGATTGCCCCGGTGGAACATGGGCGCAAAGTCGTGCTGGCGACGTCGATTGCCGAAACCTCGCTGACGATCCCCGACATCAAGGTCGTGGTGGATATGGGACAGGCCCGGCGGGCTCGGTTCGATCCCGGATCGGGCATGTCACGGCTGGTGACCGAACGGGTGACCCGGGCCGAGGCCACACAGCGCGCGGGCCGGGCCGGACGGGTGGCCGAAGGGGTGTGTTACCGGCTCTGGGCGAAGGGGGAAGACGGTGCGCTGGCCGCCTACCCGCCTGCCGAGATCGAAGCGGCGGACCTGACCGGGCTGGCGTTGGAACTGTCCCTGTGGGGCGCTGACGCGGCCGATCTTGCCTTTCTGACACCACCTCCCGAGGGGACGATGGCCGAGGCGCGGGCTTTAATGACAATGCTGGGCGCACTCGATACCAATGGGCGGATCACCGATCATGGGCGCGCCCTGGCGGCACTGCCCTTGCATCCCCGGTTGGGGCACATGCTTGTGCGGGCCGGTCCGAACGCCGCCCCGTTGGCAGCGTTGATGGCCGAGCGTGACCCCCTTCGCGGTGCGCCGGTGGATATCACCCTGCGGCAAGAGGTGCTGCGCGATCCCCGGGCCTTTCAGCGCAACAGGGTCTGGCAGGTCAACATGGGCGCAGTGGATCGGATCAATGCTGAGACCAGACGGCTGCGGAAACAGCTCAAGGGCGACTCGGCCGATCTGAGCTCCGCCGCCATGGCTGCGCTGGCCTATCCTGACCGCATCGGGCAGCGGCGCAAGGGTGACGCGCCGCGCTATGTGCTGTCAGGGGGGAAAGGCGTTGTTCTGGACAGTGCGGATTCACTGGCCAACGCGCCGTTTCTGGTCGCCATCGACACGGATGGCAACCCGCGCGAGGCGAAGGTCCGGATGGCCACCCAGATTTCGGAACGCGACATCCGCGATCTGTTCGCGGATCAGATCCGCTGGGTCGAGACCTGCGCCTGGTCCAAACGCGAGCGGCGGGTCGTGTCGCGGCGGCAAGAGCGGTTCGGCGCGATCACATTAGACGACCGCATATGGAAGGACGTCCCGGACGACGCCGTGGCCCGCGCGATGCTGGATGGGATACGCGATCTTGGCCTGCGGCTGGAGGGTGCCGCCGCGCGCCTGGCCGCCCGTGTCGAGCTGGTGCGCGCCGATGGCGTCGATCTGCCCGATTTTTCGGTCGCAGGCCTGATGGCCGACATGGAAGACTGGTTGCTGCCCATGCTGTCAGGGGTCAAAAGCGCCGAAGACTGGAAGAAATTCGATCTTTTGCCCGCCCTGCGCGCGCGGCTGGACTGGGCGCAGACGCAGGAACTGGACCGGCGCGCTCCGGGGTCATTTGAAACGCCGCTGGGACGCAAGGTGCCAATTGATTACAGCGCGGCCGTGCCGGAAATCTCGGTCCGCTTGCAGGAAGTGTTTGGCGTGACCCGACACCCGGCGATCGGCGGCCAGCCTTTGAAGATCACTCTGCTGTCACCGGCGCAGCGCCCGATCCAGATAACGCGTGACCTGCCCGGTTTCTGGGCAGGCTCTTACGCGGATGTACGCAAGGACATGAGGGCGCAATACCCCAAACACCCCTGGCCCGAAGACCCGACCCAGGCTGATCCCACGCTGAGGGCAAAACGCAGACGTGACTAG
- the meaB gene encoding methylmalonyl Co-A mutase-associated GTPase MeaB, with amino-acid sequence MQTDSLSDRILKGERRALARAITLVESNRADHRAQASELLAQLVGSGRQALRIGLSGTPGVGKSTFIESFGMMLTGQGLRVAVLAVDPSSARSGGSILGDKTRMERLSREKNAFIRPSPSQSHLGGVARRTREAIALCEAAGYDVVLIETVGVGQSETVVSELSDLFLLLLAPASGDELQGVKRGIMEMADIILINKADGDLKATATRTCADYAGALRLLRKRPQDPEGFPKAMTVSAVEEQGLEQAWDEMQSLTRWRRDNGIWEANRAAQARYWFDQEVRHALLARLDTPQAKAEMERLNAEVSAGRLNPARAAEKLLGTLS; translated from the coding sequence ATGCAGACAGACAGCCTCAGCGACAGGATTTTGAAGGGCGAGCGTCGGGCGCTGGCCCGCGCGATCACTCTGGTGGAAAGCAATCGCGCGGATCATCGTGCACAGGCCAGCGAGCTGTTGGCCCAGCTCGTAGGATCGGGGCGTCAGGCGCTCCGGATTGGTTTGTCTGGTACGCCCGGGGTAGGCAAGTCCACCTTCATCGAAAGCTTTGGCATGATGCTGACGGGGCAGGGGCTGCGTGTCGCGGTTCTGGCAGTCGATCCCAGCTCTGCCCGTTCGGGGGGCTCGATTTTGGGGGACAAAACCCGGATGGAACGCCTGAGCCGCGAGAAGAACGCCTTTATCCGCCCCTCCCCCAGCCAGAGCCATCTCGGCGGCGTTGCCCGACGGACCCGCGAGGCCATCGCCCTGTGCGAGGCCGCAGGCTATGACGTGGTGCTGATTGAAACCGTGGGCGTCGGGCAATCCGAAACGGTGGTGTCCGAATTGTCGGACCTGTTCCTGTTGCTGTTGGCCCCGGCGAGTGGGGACGAATTGCAGGGTGTCAAACGTGGCATCATGGAGATGGCCGATATCATCCTGATCAACAAGGCGGATGGCGACCTGAAGGCCACGGCGACCCGGACATGCGCAGACTATGCCGGTGCGTTGCGATTGCTGCGCAAGCGCCCGCAGGATCCCGAAGGTTTCCCCAAGGCAATGACCGTTTCAGCGGTCGAAGAACAAGGGCTGGAGCAAGCCTGGGACGAGATGCAATCCCTGACCCGGTGGCGCCGCGACAACGGTATCTGGGAAGCCAACCGGGCCGCCCAGGCGCGATACTGGTTCGATCAGGAAGTCCGCCATGCCCTTCTGGCCCGGCTCGACACGCCGCAGGCCAAGGCCGAGATGGAACGCCTGAACGCCGAAGTCTCGGCCGGGCGGCTGAACCCGGCCCGCGCGGCCGAAAAACTGCTTGGCACGCTGAGCTGA
- the rpmB gene encoding 50S ribosomal protein L28 — protein MSRRCELTGKGPMTGNNVSHAKNRTRRRFLPNLNDVTLQSETLGRGVKLRISAAALRSVDHRGGLDAFLAKAKDEELSANALKVKKEIAKAQATA, from the coding sequence ATGTCGCGCCGTTGCGAACTGACCGGAAAAGGCCCGATGACTGGCAACAATGTCAGCCATGCCAAAAATAGAACTCGTCGTCGTTTCCTGCCGAACCTGAATGACGTTACCCTGCAGTCCGAGACCCTGGGCCGCGGCGTGAAGCTGCGCATCTCGGCAGCCGCCCTGCGTTCGGTTGACCACCGCGGTGGTCTGGACGCATTCCTGGCCAAAGCCAAGGATGAAGAACTGTCGGCGAACGCACTGAAAGTGAAAAAGGAAATCGCCAAGGCGCAAGCCACGGCCTAA
- a CDS encoding copper chaperone PCu(A)C, giving the protein MSLKTTLFATLAAVTLAMPAFAEGTIKVDDAYARSSGKTAKAGAAFMMIQNLGDADDRLVGVTSDAAARVELHTHKVDDNGVAKMVHVEEGFAIPAGETHMLKRGGDHVMFMGLTEPFEQDAMVPVTLIFEKAGEVEIEIPVDLERQDMGGHGSHSN; this is encoded by the coding sequence ATGTCCCTCAAAACTACTCTGTTTGCAACCCTGGCCGCTGTGACCCTGGCCATGCCCGCTTTTGCCGAAGGCACTATCAAAGTTGATGACGCCTATGCCCGGTCGTCGGGAAAGACCGCTAAGGCAGGCGCCGCGTTCATGATGATCCAGAATCTGGGCGATGCGGACGACCGTCTGGTCGGCGTGACGTCGGATGCCGCTGCCCGGGTTGAACTGCATACGCACAAAGTCGACGACAATGGCGTGGCCAAGATGGTGCATGTCGAGGAAGGCTTTGCCATTCCGGCAGGTGAAACCCATATGCTGAAACGTGGCGGCGACCACGTGATGTTCATGGGGCTGACCGAACCGTTCGAGCAGGACGCCATGGTTCCGGTGACGCTGATCTTTGAAAAGGCTGGCGAGGTTGAGATCGAAATTCCGGTCGATCTGGAGCGTCAGGACATGGGCGGGCACGGATCTCATTCGAACTAG
- a CDS encoding HdeD family acid-resistance protein yields the protein MTDQDPRTGEILDEGSMAGRDMLGEQLSSLWWTFLLRGILAGLVGIAALFWPSGSIALLLRLVGVLLILDGGLTLLGVGRRGVMGGAAIGALLIGLVLLIWPEGTVKLAFFLMGAWVLIIGIGSLAASGQMHERDPQRGSMRVSGFVALVVGLVLMIWPAVALVALGWGIAFSALAIAAVMFWLASRFRQAGDRVGMKTINK from the coding sequence ATGACGGATCAGGACCCCCGGACTGGTGAAATTCTGGATGAAGGCAGCATGGCCGGGCGCGACATGCTGGGAGAGCAGCTTTCCAGCCTGTGGTGGACCTTTCTGCTGCGCGGAATATTGGCCGGGCTTGTCGGTATTGCAGCACTGTTCTGGCCGTCTGGCAGCATCGCGTTGCTGCTGCGGTTGGTTGGTGTGCTGCTGATCCTCGATGGCGGCCTGACGCTTTTGGGCGTTGGGCGTCGCGGGGTAATGGGTGGCGCTGCAATCGGTGCGCTTCTGATCGGGCTTGTCCTGCTGATCTGGCCGGAAGGGACGGTCAAACTGGCCTTCTTCCTGATGGGCGCCTGGGTGCTGATCATCGGGATCGGCTCGCTGGCGGCATCCGGGCAAATGCACGAGAGAGACCCTCAACGCGGCTCCATGCGCGTTTCGGGTTTTGTCGCGCTTGTGGTCGGGCTTGTTTTGATGATCTGGCCAGCGGTCGCGCTTGTTGCGCTGGGATGGGGCATCGCCTTTTCGGCGCTGGCCATTGCCGCGGTCATGTTCTGGCTTGCGTCCCGATTCCGCCAGGCCGGTGACCGTGTTGGTATGAAAACCATCAACAAATAG
- a CDS encoding NAD-dependent deacylase, which produces MEKIVILTGAGISAESGLSTFRDEGGLWAQHRIEDVATPEGFARDPALVQGFYNARRVQAAKVQPNAAHEALARLQRDWPGDVVIVTQNVDSLHEAGGAKDVIHMHGTLAGALCSACGHRWTAPPEMAVGESCPACARPTARPDVVWFGEMPYFMDEIYDHLSSASLFAAIGTSGQVYPAAAFVHEAQAAGARTIEINLEPSPGASGFDERLVGKATQTVPRWVGHLLAPHS; this is translated from the coding sequence ATGGAAAAGATCGTGATTCTGACCGGGGCCGGAATATCCGCCGAAAGCGGGTTGAGCACCTTTCGCGATGAGGGTGGATTGTGGGCCCAGCACCGCATCGAGGATGTCGCCACGCCGGAAGGATTCGCCCGCGACCCCGCACTGGTTCAAGGGTTTTACAATGCGCGGCGGGTTCAGGCCGCCAAAGTTCAACCCAATGCCGCTCATGAGGCACTGGCCCGGCTGCAACGGGACTGGCCCGGAGACGTCGTGATCGTCACCCAGAACGTGGACAGCCTGCACGAGGCGGGCGGTGCAAAGGATGTCATCCACATGCACGGAACTTTGGCGGGCGCGCTGTGTTCAGCCTGTGGCCATCGCTGGACCGCCCCGCCCGAAATGGCGGTTGGGGAATCCTGCCCCGCCTGTGCGCGGCCCACGGCCCGGCCCGATGTGGTCTGGTTTGGTGAGATGCCCTATTTCATGGACGAGATTTATGACCACCTGAGCAGCGCGTCGCTTTTTGCCGCCATTGGCACCTCGGGTCAGGTTTATCCGGCGGCAGCGTTCGTGCACGAGGCACAAGCGGCGGGCGCTCGGACGATCGAGATCAATCTGGAACCGTCGCCGGGCGCATCCGGGTTTGATGAAAGACTTGTCGGCAAAGCGACCCAGACAGTTCCGCGATGGGTCGGACACCTGCTTGCGCCGCATAGTTAA
- a CDS encoding low molecular weight protein-tyrosine-phosphatase produces the protein MSHRILFVCLGNICRSPAAEGVFRARAPHHVTDSAGTMGWHAGKPPYGPMQAAAKVRGIDLGDLRARQFTTADFDRFDLILGMDANNIADIENLRPAGSDTPVRLLTDFAPETGADHVPDPYYTRDFEGALDLIEAAVEGLAAHLDS, from the coding sequence ATGTCACACCGTATCCTCTTTGTCTGCCTAGGCAATATTTGCCGTTCCCCCGCGGCAGAGGGCGTTTTTCGCGCCCGCGCGCCGCATCACGTAACCGATAGTGCCGGAACCATGGGCTGGCATGCGGGGAAACCGCCCTATGGCCCGATGCAAGCAGCCGCGAAGGTCAGGGGAATCGATCTGGGCGACCTGCGCGCCCGTCAGTTCACTACTGCCGATTTCGACCGCTTCGACCTGATCCTGGGCATGGACGCCAACAACATCGCGGATATCGAGAATCTGCGCCCCGCCGGCAGTGACACCCCGGTGCGCCTGCTGACCGATTTCGCCCCTGAAACCGGCGCGGATCATGTGCCTGACCCATATTACACGCGGGATTTCGAAGGCGCTCTGGACCTGATCGAAGCGGCGGTCGAGGGGCTTGCCGCCCATCTGGACAGTTAG
- a CDS encoding LysR family transcriptional regulator: MVIKGLTLRGLEVFEALARTGSVAQAAEITGLSQPSVSQQLRNLEKALGTELVDHGRRPMRLTQAGRSFLVRAKAVLAELQMAQSELSVMDLGHLTTLSIGLIDDFDNDLTPRLATLLADSLTRSNFKLITLSSLDLFEALAEQRLHMAVTAHSGEVLEGVVEYPLVRDPFILVAPQGAGGVEAVQNSLPYLRYAREQLISRQIEAHMARGAQEFEERFEIGSHMALMAMVARGLGWAITTPLGFMRAARFHDGLEAHPAPFGDFSRSISLLARTGWSDQVPQEVAGMTRRLMQNQIVDPALAKLPWLSGSLRVIGG; this comes from the coding sequence ATGGTGATAAAAGGGCTGACCCTGCGGGGCCTTGAGGTGTTCGAGGCTTTGGCGCGGACGGGATCGGTGGCACAGGCCGCCGAGATCACGGGGCTCAGCCAGCCATCCGTTTCCCAACAGTTGCGCAATCTGGAAAAGGCTCTGGGCACCGAACTGGTCGATCACGGGCGCCGACCGATGCGCCTGACACAGGCCGGGCGCAGCTTTCTGGTGCGCGCCAAAGCGGTTCTGGCCGAGCTGCAAATGGCACAAAGCGAATTGTCGGTCATGGATCTGGGGCATCTGACCACTTTGTCCATCGGGCTGATCGACGACTTCGACAATGATCTGACCCCGCGGTTGGCCACGTTGCTGGCAGACAGTCTGACCCGATCGAATTTCAAACTGATCACCTTGTCGAGCCTCGATCTGTTCGAGGCCTTGGCCGAACAACGCCTGCACATGGCCGTGACCGCCCATAGCGGAGAAGTGCTGGAGGGGGTGGTCGAGTACCCTCTGGTCCGGGATCCGTTCATTCTGGTTGCGCCTCAGGGGGCGGGCGGAGTGGAGGCTGTGCAGAACAGCCTGCCGTATCTGCGCTATGCCCGCGAGCAGCTGATCAGCCGGCAGATCGAAGCGCACATGGCGCGCGGCGCACAGGAGTTCGAGGAACGGTTCGAGATCGGCTCGCACATGGCGCTGATGGCCATGGTTGCACGGGGTCTGGGTTGGGCGATCACGACGCCGCTGGGTTTCATGCGCGCCGCGCGGTTCCATGACGGGCTGGAGGCCCACCCTGCCCCGTTCGGGGATTTCTCGCGCAGCATATCATTGCTGGCACGAACGGGCTGGTCCGATCAGGTGCCGCAGGAGGTGGCGGGCATGACACGGCGTCTGATGCAGAACCAGATCGTTGACCCGGCTTTGGCCAAACTGCCCTGGCTGAGCGGATCGCTGCGGGTGATCGGCGGCTAA